One Astatotilapia calliptera chromosome 1, fAstCal1.2, whole genome shotgun sequence DNA segment encodes these proteins:
- the grpr gene encoding gastrin-releasing peptide receptor, with protein sequence MEHQHTNASRSLISPPTPAQTMLYTGVAIASVYGVIIVLGLIGNITLIKTFCSAKSVRNVPNLFMSSLALGDVLLLVTCAPVDASRYLSEEWLFGRLGCKVIPFIQLTSVGVSVFTLTALSADRYRAIVRPLDVQTSTSTTSIVLQALLIWVLSLILAIPEAVFSDLHTFNITSTNESFVTCAPYPHGVELHPQIHSMASFLIFYIIPLLVISVYYSFIAQSLMRSTCNLPVEGNVHARRQIESRKRLAKTVLVFVGLFALCWLPSHVIYLYRSYHYSQVDTSLLHFVCSVVARILAFTNSCLNPFALYLLSKSFKKQFNQHLCCCCRIIIKHSQSPIHYSTRVTSVRSSNHSMTVINGRQLGQEDCV encoded by the exons ATGGAGCATCAGCATACAAACGCGTCGCGCAGCCTCATTTCTCCTCCAACCCCGGCGCAGACGATGTTGTACACCGGTGTAGCCATCGCTTCTGTTTACGGTGTAATCATTGTGTTGGGGCTAATCGGCAACATCACACTCATCAAGACGTTTTGCTCTGCCAAATCCGTCCGAAATGTGCCGAATCTCTTCATGTCGAGTCTTGCGCTCGGGGATGTTTTACTGCTGGTGACCTGCGCTCCGGTGGATGCCAGCCGCTACCTGTCAGAGGAGTGGCTGTTCGGCAGACTGGGCTGTAAAGTCATCCCCTTCATCCAGCTCACCTCGGTTGGGGTTTCTGTGTTCACTCTCACAGCCCTGTCCGCTGACAG GTACAGGGCCATTGTAAGACCCTTGGATGTTCAAACATCAACCTCCACTACCAGCATTGTCCTGCAAGCATTGCTTATCTGGGTCTTGTCCCTGATCCTGGCAATACCTGAGGCTGTGTTCTCtgacctccacaccttcaacatcACCTCCACTAATGAGAGTTTTGTTACCTGTGCTCCTTATCCCCATGGAGTTGAACTGCACCCTCAGATTCACTCCATGGCCTCTTTCCTCATTTTCTACATAATACCACTGCTGGTCATATCTGTGTACTACAGTTTCATCGCTCAGAGCCTGATGAGGAGCACCTGCAACCTGCCAGTGGAGGGAAATGTGCATGCAAGACGACAG ATTGAATCAAGAAAACGCTTGGCCAAGACAGTGCTGGTGTTTGTTGGTCTGTTTGCACTATGCTGGCTACCCAGTCACGTTATATACTTATACCGCTCCTATCACTACTCCCAG GTGGACACCTCGTTGCTTCATTTCGTCTGCAGCGTTGTAGCTCGTATCCTGGCCTTCACCAACTCCTGCCTGAACCCCTTTGCCCTCTATCTGCTGAGCAAGTCCTTCAAGAAGCAGTTCAACCAGCACCTGTGCTGTTGCTGTCGCATCATCATCAAACACTCACAGAGCCCGATACATTACAGTACACGTGTGACTTCTGTCCGCAGCTCAAATCACTCTATGACTGTCATTAATGGTAGGCAGCTCGGACAGGAGGACTGTGTGTGA